From the genome of SAR202 cluster bacterium, one region includes:
- a CDS encoding 4-carboxymuconolactone decarboxylase — protein sequence MDKELFEKGLAKRKSVLGAEYVERSLAQATDFNRPFQELVTEFAWGFGWGDETLNQKTRSMLNLAMIAALNRMTEWELHLRGALNNGVTREEIKSILHHVAIYCGMPVGVECFRIAQRVFSDIDG from the coding sequence ATGGATAAGGAACTTTTTGAAAAGGGATTAGCAAAGAGGAAATCAGTATTAGGTGCAGAATACGTAGAACGATCTCTTGCACAAGCAACAGATTTTAATAGACCATTTCAAGAATTAGTAACTGAATTTGCGTGGGGATTTGGATGGGGTGATGAAACATTAAATCAAAAAACAAGATCGATGCTAAATTTAGCAATGATTGCTGCATTAAACAGAATGACTGAGTGGGAATTACATCTTCGTGGGGCATTAAATAATGGTGTAACAAGAGAAGAAATCAAATCGATATTACATCACGTTGCTATTTATTGTGGTATGCCTGTTGGAGTTGAATGTTTCCGAATTGCTCAAAGAGTTTTTTCGGATATAGATGGATAG
- a CDS encoding GYD domain-containing protein, whose protein sequence is MKMGHYLLQGSYSANAWAAQIANPQNRLEQVSNMLAPSGINIVQGFAAFGENDLVLLIEAPDDKTMAAASIAIGSTGAVTNLKTTPLMPIEDLVDALKTAQGISYTPPTG, encoded by the coding sequence ATGAAAATGGGACATTATTTATTACAAGGGTCATACTCAGCAAATGCTTGGGCTGCACAAATAGCTAATCCACAAAATCGATTAGAACAGGTTTCAAATATGCTTGCACCATCCGGTATTAACATAGTTCAGGGATTTGCAGCATTTGGTGAAAATGACTTAGTTTTACTTATTGAAGCTCCAGATGACAAAACAATGGCTGCAGCATCAATAGCTATTGGAAGCACGGGGGCCGTAACGAATCTAAAAACGACACCATTAATGCCGATAGAAGATTTAGTAGATGCGTTAAAAACTGCACAGGGAATTAGTTACACTCCACCTACTGGTTAA